From a single Cyprinus carpio isolate SPL01 chromosome A3, ASM1834038v1, whole genome shotgun sequence genomic region:
- the LOC109061823 gene encoding von Willebrand factor C domain-containing protein 2-like, producing the protein MRSLVLCISFALQCFVLQSASEYSSKSELEYEFGDYRGRFCIDDKGFVYSIGEVYYPSSTACPCTCTEDGPVCVRPKCPRIHPRCTRITYKSCCPVCEAVSKVCVYGGKTYRLLEEFRLSPCERCRCEVNREVYCTISGCPALHCVNPVYEPNHCCPVCKSGPNCFAGNRVISAGERVEIDERMVCFCTYQDGTWQTHTHATCEEHQRADNEATDSDNTSKQMEEQEREGERESVLAQAGCHPMKGSVPGTSSPDRQEGMQSTMQVSVLRVNTTCAGITANANLFSQPHHPLQS; encoded by the exons ATGCGATCTCTCGTCCTTTGCATCTCATTTGCACTCCAGTGCTTCGTTCTGCAAAGCGCATCAGAGTATTCTTCAAAATCCGAGTTGGAATACGAATTCGGTGACTATCGTGGCAGGTTCTGTATCGACGACAAAGGTTTTGTTTATAGCATCGGAGAGGTTTATTATCCGAGCTCCACAGCGTGTCCCTGCACCTGCACAGAGGATGGACCCGTGTGTGTCAGACCCAAGTGCCCGCGTATACACCCGAGATGCACGCGCATCACATACAAGTCCTGCTGCCCCGTGTGTGAAGCTGTCAGTAAAGTTTGTGTGTACGGGGGCAAAACGTACAGACTGCTGGAGGAATTTAGG TTGTCACCCTGTGAGCGTTGCCGGTGTGAAGTCAACCGAGAAGTTTACTGCACCATATCCGGCTGCCCTGCATTACACTGTGTGAATCCTGTATACGAACCCAACCATTGCTGTCCTGTGTGCAAAAGTG GGCCAAACTGCTTTGCTGGCAATCGCGTGATCTCAGCTGGAGAACGTGTTGAGATTGATGAGCGGATGGTGTGTTTCTGCACCTACCAGGATGGAACGTGGCAGACGCACACTCACGCTACCTGTGAGGAGCACCAACGAGCAGACAATGAAGCCACTGACTCCGACAACACATCCAAACAGATGGAGGAgcaagaaagagaaggagaaagagagagtgttcTCGCCCAGGCTGGATGCCATCCCATGAAGGGAAGTGTGCCTGGCACCAGCTCTCCTGACAGGCAGGAGGGGATGCAGAGCACCATGCAGGTGTCTGTGCTCAGGGTAAACACAACCTGCGCTGGGATAACTGCCAATGCTAACCTCTTTAGCCAACCTCACCACCCCCTCCAATCCTGA
- the LOC109059286 gene encoding LOW QUALITY PROTEIN: GTP-binding protein 1 (The sequence of the model RefSeq protein was modified relative to this genomic sequence to represent the inferred CDS: inserted 2 bases in 1 codon) produces the protein MASATTTEPGFNSVAIGLPESVVPASMFAPARGCGDEDGAECFEDGEMFNGETVDLGIDFSSKIALVSPNGEQYDLLLRQLRERMDEGCGETIYVLGVGSDGGDYGLNESDMQASVATVRSMCEQIEADLILLRERTEAGGQVRDYLIRRRVGEADFLEVRVAVVGNVDAGKSTLLGVLTHGELDNGRGFARQKLFRHKHEMESGRTSSVGNDILGFDQEGQVVNKPDSHGGSLDWTKICEKSSKVITFIDLAGHEKYLKTTVFGMTGHLPDFCMLMIGSNAGIVGMTKEHLGLALALNVPVFVVVTKIDMCPANILQETLKLLQKILKSPGCRKIPVLVQNKDDVIVTASNFSSERICPIFQISNVTGENMDLLKMFLNLLSSRSSFKDHEPAEFQIDDTYSVPGVGTVVSGTTLRGLIRLNDTLLLGPDPLGAFLPITVKSIHRKRMPVKEVRGGQTASFALKKIKRSSIRKGMVMVSPRLNPQAYWEFEAEILVLHHPTTISPRYQAMVHCGSIRQTATILSMTRDCLRTGDKATVHFRFIKTPEYLHIDQRLVFREGRTKAVGTITKLLLSTTNQPPNSKPPQIXMQSTKKAPARREDGVAPSSEESASTGSPAAQQSLPQQTEMEEDPQNKENKPKSGGRRRGGQRHKGKPQSNSTVTLAGAVGGC, from the exons ATGGCATCAGCAACGACGACTGAACCGGGTTTTAATTCCGTAGCCATAGGGTTACCAGAGTCTGTAGTCCCCGCTAGCATGTTTGCTCCAGCCCGGGGATGCGGTGATGAAGACGGGGCAGAGTGCTTCGAGGACGGCGAGATGTTCAACGGCGAGACCGTGGATCTCGGCATAGACTTCTCCAGCAAG ATAGCCCTGGTCAGTCCCAATGGGGAACAGTATGACTTGTTACTACGGCAACTGCGTGAGAGGATGGACGAGGGCTGCGGGGAGACCATCTATGTCTTGGGGGTGGGTTCAG ATGGAGGAGACTATGGTTTGAATGAGAGTGACATGCAGGCGTCTGTGGCCACAGTAAGGTCCATGTGTGAGCAGATCGAGGCAGACCTCATCCTGTTGAGAGAGCGTACTGAAGCTGGTGGCCAGGTCAGAGATTACCTTATTCGACGTCGGGTGGGAGAAGCTGACTTCCTGGAGGTTAG GGTGGCTGTAGTGGGGAATGTGGACGCCGGTAAGAGCACTCTGCTGGGTGTGCTGACTCATGGAGAGTTGGATAATGGACGTGGCTTTGCGCGACAGAAGCTCTTCAGGCACAAGCATGAAATGGAGAGTGGCCGCACCAGCAGCGTAGGCAACGACATCCTGGGATTTGATCAAGAAGGCCAGGTAGTCAACAAACCTGACAGTCACGGAGGCAGCCTGGATTGGACCAAGATCTGTGAGAAGTCTTCTAAAGTCATTACCTTTATTGACCTTGCTGGCCATGAGAAGTACCTGAAGACAACTGTGTTTGGAATGACCGGCCATCTGCCTGATTTCTGCATGCTGATG ATTGGAAGTAATGCAGGAATTGTTGGCATGACCAAAGAGCACCTGGGTTTGGCATTAGCTCTCAATGTTCCCGTCTTTGTGGTGGTTACTAAGATTGACATGTGTCCAGCTAATATTCTTCAAG AGACCTTGAAGCTCCTGCAGAAGATATTAAAGTCTCCAGGCTGCAGAAAGATCCCTGTCCTAGTCCAGAACAAAGATGATGTCATCGTCACGGCATCTAATTTCAGTTCTGAGAG aatATGTCCCATCTTCCAGATCTCTAATGTCACAGGGGAGAACATGGACCTGCTGAAGATGTTCCTGAACCTGCTCTCCTCCAGAAGCTCATTTAAAGACCACGAGCCTGCTGAGTTCCAGATAGATGACACCTATTCAGTACCT GGTGTAGGAACAGTAGTGTCTGGGACCACGTTACGAGGGCTGATCCGACTCAATGACACTTTGCTTCTTGGACCAGACCCTTTGGGCGCTTTTCTACCCATCACTGTCAAATCCATTCACCGCAAGAGGATGCCTGTGAAAGAGGTCCGCGGTGGACAGACGGCCTCTTTTGCTCTGAAAAAG ATCAAGCGCTCATCAATAAGGAAGGGCATGGTCATGGTGTCTCCACGATTAAACCCGCAGGCATACTGGGAGTTTGAGGCTGAGATACTAGTTTTACATCACCCGACCACCATCTCGCCTAGATATCAAGCAATGG TGCACTGCGGTAGCATCAGGCAGACAGCCACTATCCTCTCTATGACCAGAGACTGCTTACGCACAGGAGACAAAGCTACCGTACACTTCCGCTTCATTAAAACCCCAGAGTACCTGCACATAGACCAGAGGCTCGTGTTCAGAGAGGGAAGAACTAAAGCTGTGGGCACCATCACAAAG TTGCTTCTGTCAACAACTAATCAGCCGCCAAACTCTAAACCTCCCCAAAT AATGCAGTCAACAAAGAAAGCCCCGGCTAGAAGAGAGGATGGAGTGGCCCCGTCCAGTGAGGAGAGTGCTAGCACAGGATCGCCAGCCGCTCAGCAGAGTCTACCACAGCAG ACAGAAATGGAGGAAGACCCTCAAAACAAAGAGAATAAG cCAAAGTCTGGAGGCAGAAGACGAGGAGGTCAGCGGCACAAAGGCAAACCTCAGAGTAACTCCACAGTGACCCTCGCCGGTGCGGTTGGGGGCTGCTAA
- the LOC109055028 gene encoding 60S ribosomal protein L23 yields MSKRGRGGSSGAKFRISLGLPVGAVINCADNTGAKNLYIISVKGIKGRLNRLPAAGVGDMVMATVKKGKPELRKKVHPAVVIRQRKSYRRKDGVFLYFEDNAGVIVNNKGEMKGSGITGPVAKECADLWPRIASNAGSIA; encoded by the exons ATGTCTAAGAGAG GACGTGGTGGGTCATCGGGAGCCAAATTCCGTATTTCACTGGGTCTCCCAGTGGGAGCGGTCATCAACTGCGCTGACAACACAG GTGCCAAGAACCTGTACATCATATCCGTCAAAGGCATCAAGGGTCGTCTGAACAGGCTCCCAGCAGCTGGTGTGGGCGACATGGTCATGGCCACAGTGAAGAAAGGCAAGCCAGAGCTCAGGAAAAAGG TGCATCCTGCAGTGGTAATACGACAGCGGAAGTCGTATCGGCGAAAAGATGGCGTTTTTCTATACTTTGAAGACAATGCTGGGGTCATAGTGAATAACAAAGGAGAAATGAAAG gCTCCGGTATCACGGGACCCGTAGCCAAGGAATGCGCAGACCTGTGGCCCAGGATTGCTTCCAATGCTGGTAGTATTGCCTGA
- the LOC109054480 gene encoding small G protein signaling modulator 3-like — MSTGNYTPAPGGPFSALTPSMWPQDILAKYCQKDTSMEAELQYDEFGFRIDSEEGVETRKWQRGEGAPQREDPQQRLRWQAHLEFTHNHTVGDLTWDKISPTLARSDRLRTLVLGGIPHSMRPQLWMRLSGALQKKRTSEICYKEIVKNSSNDETTAAKQIEKDLLRTMPTNACFSTMSSVGVPKLRRVLRGLAWLYPDIGYCQGTGMVVSCLLLFLEEEDALWMMCALIEDLLPPSYFSSTLLGVQTDQRVLRQLIVQYLPSLDQLLQEHDIELSLITLHWFLTAFASVVDIRILLRIWDLLFYESSVVLFQVTLGMLKIKEEELVSSENSASIFNTLSDLPSQLEDGAAVLGEAVRLAGSLSQENLDALRHKHLAYILAEQAQLNSGNSHSLHTNLNKVVRRQSLRRKSTLSSLLWGEDEVEALKAKNIKQTELVAALREAISRTAEHFHCLDPRNCSTDLTPDYSMESHQRDHENFLVVSRNRRRRAKALLDFERHDDDELGFRKNDIITIISQKDEHCWVGELNGLRGWFPAKFVEVLDERSKEYSLAGDDTVTEAVNDLVRGTLCPALKAIFQHGLKKPSILGGPCHPWLFIEEAASREVERDFNSVYSRLVLCKTYRLDEDGKVLTPEELLYRAVQSVNMSHDAVHVQMDVKFRSLICVGLNEQVLHLWLEVLCSSMSAVEKWYHPWSFLRSPGWVQIKCELRVLSKFAFSLSQDCELPTKKEEKEQRPLKEGVQDMLVKHHLFSWDIDG, encoded by the exons ATGTCAA CAGGTAATTACACTCCAGCCCCAGGGGGCCCTTTTTCAGCCCTCACACCCAGCATGTGGCCCCAGGACATCCTGGCCAAGTACTGTCAG AAAGACACCAGTATGGAAGCAGAACTGCAGTATGATGAATTCGGTTTCCGGATCGATAGTGAAG AGGGGGTTGAGACAAGAAAATGGCAGCGTGGTGAGGGAGCCCCTCAGAGAGAGGACCCTCAGCAAAGACTTCGCTGGCAAGCCCATCTGGAGTTCACGCACAATCACACTGTAGGAGACCTGACATGGGATAAGATCTCCCCCACACTGGCTCGCTCTGACCGCCTTCGGACCCTGGTGCTGGGGGGCATACCGCACAGCATGAGACCACAG TTGTGGATGCGTTTGTCAGGGGCCCTgcagaaaaagagaacatcagAAATTTGCTACAAGGaaattgtcaaaaacagctctaatGATGAGACCACAGCAGCCAAACAG ATAGAAAAGGATCTTTTGCGGACCATGCCCACTAATGCGTGCTTCAGCACCATGTCGAGTGTGGGGGTGCCCAAACTCAGGCGGGTCCTGAGAGGGCTGGCGTGGCTGTATCCAGACATCGGCTACTGTCAGGGCACAGGCATG GTGGTGTCctgtctgctgctgtttctggagGAGGAGGATGCTCTGTGGATGATGTGTGCTCTGATAGAGGACCTGCTGCCTCCCTCATACTTCTCCTCCACGCTGTTGGGAGTTCAGACTGACCAGCGTGTGCTCAGACAGCTCATAGTGCAGTATCTGCCGAGTCTAGACCAGCTGCTACAGGAGCATGACATTG AGCTTTCTTTAATCACGCTGCACTGGTTCCTCACTGCCTTTGCCAGTGTGGTGGACATCCGCATCCTGCTGCGAATCTGGGACCTGCTCTTCTACGAGAGCTCAGTGGTGCTCTTCCAGGTTACGTTGGGCATGCTGAAGATCAAG GAGGAAGAACTGGTATCATCTGAGAACTCAGCATCCATCTTCAACACACTCTCAGATCTGCCCAGTCAACTAGAGGACGGGGCGGCAGTGCTGGGCGAGGCTGTGCGTCTGGCTGGATCTCTGTCTCAGGAAAACCTGGATGCACTCAGACACAAGCATCTTGCCTACATCCTGGCAGAGCAGGCCCAGCTCAACTCCGGCAACTCCCATTCCCTCCACACCAACCTCAACAAG GTGGTCCGCAGACAGAGCCTGCGTAGGAAATCCACCCTGAGCTCGCTTCTCTGGGGGGAGGACGAGGTGGAGGCGCTGAAggccaaaaacattaaacagacgGAGCTGGTGGCAGCGCTGAGAGAAGCCATCAGTCGGACCGCAGAGCACTTTCACTGCCTGGACCCCCGCAACTGCAGCACT gatTTGACTCCGGACTATTCTATGGAGAGCCATCAAAGGGATCACGAGAACTTCCTGGTTGTGTCTCGGAATCGTCGGAGACGAGCTAAAGCCTTGCTGGACTTTGAACGGCATGACGATGATGAACTGGGTTTTCGAAAGAATGACATCATCACA ATCATCTCACAGAAAGATGAGCACTGCTGGGTTGGAGAGCTGAACGGCCTGAGAG GCTGGTTTCCTGCTAAATTTGTGGAAGTCTTGGATGAACGAAGTAAAGAG TACTCTCTGGCTGGAGATGACACCGTAACTGAGGCAGTGAATGACTTGGTCAGGGGCACACTGTGTCCTGCTCTCAAGGCCATCTTTCAGCATGGCCTGAAGAAGCCCTCCATACTGGGAGGACCTTGTCACCCATGGCTCTTCATCGAGGAG GCAGCCAGCAGAGAAGTGGAGAGAGACTTCAACTCTGTCTACTCCAGACTGGTGCTCTGCAAGACCTACAG GTTAGATGAAGATGGGAAGGTGCTCACGCCTGAAGAGCTTCTTTACAGG GCAGTACAGTCTGTCAACATGAGCCACGACGCTGTACACGTTCAGATGGACGTCAAGTTCCGCTCGCTCATCTGTGTGGGCTTAAA TGAGCAGGTGCTGCACCTCTGGCTGGAGGTATTGTGTTCCAGTATGAGTGCCGTGGAGAAATGGTACCATCCCTGGTCTTTCCTGCGCAGTCCTGGCTGGGTTCAGATAAAGTGTGAGCTCAG AGTTCTCTCAAAGTTTGCCTTCAGTCTCTCCCAAGACTGTGAGCTGCCTACCAAAAAAGAG GAGAAAGAGCAGAGGCCTCTGAAGGAGGGAGTTCAGGACATGTTGGTGAAACATCACCTCTTCAGCTGGGACATTGATGGCTAA